A region from the Dehalococcoides mccartyi CG5 genome encodes:
- a CDS encoding phosphoribosylaminoimidazolesuccinocarboxamide synthase, whose amino-acid sequence MTDIKVLMETALPLPSFIKGKVRDTYLLGDKLLIVASDRISAFDVILPSGISGKGRVLNRISSFWFEKTAHIIPNHVIELVENTSCLDKYLTSAERFKYPEYLIGRSMVVKKVNRVSVECVVRGYIAGSAWSEYKKLGTVNGVSMPKGLQQSQELPKPIFTPTTKGDGEHDRPMSIAELEGMVGKDLADKLARKSLELYKFGREYARNRGIIIADTKFEFGLDGTELILIDEALTPDSSRFWDEKTYKVGEAQDSYDKQPVRDYLETISWNKEPPGPVLPDEVIKSTTRRYEYAYERITGLKLG is encoded by the coding sequence ATGACTGATATCAAAGTACTAATGGAAACAGCCCTGCCCCTGCCTTCTTTCATAAAAGGCAAAGTGCGTGACACCTATTTGCTGGGTGATAAACTGCTTATCGTGGCTAGTGACCGCATTTCAGCCTTCGATGTAATATTGCCTTCAGGCATATCCGGCAAAGGGCGTGTTCTGAACCGTATTTCATCATTCTGGTTTGAAAAAACAGCTCATATAATACCTAACCATGTAATAGAGCTGGTTGAAAATACCAGTTGTCTGGATAAATACCTGACATCAGCAGAACGTTTCAAATACCCTGAATATCTGATTGGCAGAAGTATGGTAGTTAAAAAGGTAAATCGGGTTTCTGTTGAATGTGTAGTGCGTGGTTATATTGCCGGGTCAGCTTGGAGTGAATACAAAAAACTGGGTACAGTGAATGGCGTCTCCATGCCAAAAGGTCTTCAGCAAAGTCAGGAGCTACCCAAACCTATCTTTACCCCTACCACTAAGGGTGATGGCGAACATGACCGCCCTATGTCTATTGCTGAACTGGAAGGTATGGTTGGCAAGGATCTGGCGGATAAACTGGCTAGAAAGAGCTTGGAGCTCTATAAATTCGGCCGTGAATATGCCCGTAATAGGGGCATTATTATTGCCGACACCAAGTTTGAGTTTGGTCTGGATGGGACTGAACTTATCCTTATTGACGAAGCTCTTACCCCGGATTCCAGCCGCTTTTGGGATGAAAAAACCTATAAAGTGGGCGAAGCGCAGGACAGCTATGACAAACAGCCTGTGCGGGATTATCTGGAGACTATCAGCTGGAACAAAGAGCCTCCCGGTCCGGTACTGCCGGATGAGGTTATCAAATCAACTACCCGCCGCTATGAATATGCTTATGAAAGAATAACCGGCCTGAAGTTGGGTTAA
- the hisB gene encoding imidazoleglycerol-phosphate dehydratase HisB, translating into MTKRTASIKRQTTETTISLSLNLDGTGQADMCTGVRLFDHMLSQLAKHGLFDINISANGDDIHHLVEDVALTLGKAFNEALGERKGIVRMADATVPMDDSLASVALDLSGRGYAVMDLSFAKNDLTGFPTDLVRHFLETFAIEGRLNLHARILYGSNDHHKAEALFKALARALDKATSIDPRREGVAPSTKGMLEN; encoded by the coding sequence ATGACCAAAAGAACAGCTTCTATAAAAAGGCAGACTACCGAAACTACCATTAGCCTGAGCCTTAATTTGGACGGCACCGGTCAGGCAGACATGTGTACCGGGGTCAGGCTGTTTGACCATATGCTTTCCCAACTGGCTAAGCATGGGTTATTTGACATAAATATTTCTGCCAACGGAGATGATATCCATCATCTGGTTGAAGATGTGGCACTTACCCTTGGCAAAGCCTTTAATGAAGCTTTAGGGGAACGCAAAGGGATTGTCCGCATGGCTGATGCTACTGTACCCATGGATGATTCTTTGGCTTCAGTAGCCTTGGACTTAAGCGGAAGGGGATATGCGGTAATGGATTTGTCTTTTGCCAAAAACGACCTTACCGGCTTCCCTACAGACTTGGTCAGGCACTTTCTGGAGACCTTTGCTATTGAAGGGCGGCTTAATTTGCATGCCCGTATTCTTTATGGCTCTAATGACCACCATAAAGCCGAAGCCCTTTTTAAGGCGCTGGCGAGGGCACTGGACAAAGCTACCAGTATTGACCCCAGACGCGAGGGTGTTGCCCCCAGCACCAAAGGCATGCTGGAAAACTGA
- the hisC gene encoding histidinol-phosphate transaminase, giving the protein MTYNLKKYIRTDLEDFAGYSACKAPELVKTSKLIIKLDANENLYGAAPTVRQAMAEFNQYHIYPDATQSEIRRLLSEYTGVAVEQIVCGAGSDQLIDLLLRLFINPGDEVINCPPTFAMYKFYTELNRGKIVNVPRDASYNINIAAINNAITPQTKLIFIAAPNNPTGTAISKEEIRQILDLGVPTVVDEAYYEFTGQTMVSDMSKYPNLMILRTFSKWAGLAGLRVGYGLFPPIIADYLSRIKDPYSVNIAADAAIRQTMLQREYMLETVKKIVNERQRLYTELSKFGWLKPYPSVANFILCKLLKGKAKEVQHELESKGILVRCFDAPMMENCLRFSVGKPEDTDGLLKALGEMGE; this is encoded by the coding sequence ATGACCTATAATCTAAAGAAATATATACGCACAGACCTGGAGGACTTTGCCGGATATTCTGCCTGCAAAGCACCCGAACTGGTCAAAACCAGCAAACTGATAATCAAGCTGGATGCCAATGAAAACCTGTACGGGGCTGCCCCAACTGTGCGGCAGGCTATGGCTGAGTTCAATCAGTATCATATTTACCCTGATGCCACCCAGTCTGAAATCCGCCGATTGCTCTCTGAATATACAGGTGTAGCTGTTGAGCAAATTGTCTGCGGGGCAGGTTCTGACCAGCTGATAGATTTGTTGCTTCGGCTGTTTATAAACCCCGGAGACGAGGTTATTAATTGTCCGCCTACCTTTGCCATGTATAAATTTTATACTGAGCTGAACCGAGGCAAGATAGTCAATGTACCGCGTGATGCCAGCTATAACATAAATATTGCCGCGATAAACAATGCCATTACCCCGCAAACCAAGCTGATATTTATAGCCGCCCCCAATAACCCCACAGGCACGGCCATAAGCAAAGAGGAAATCCGTCAAATACTGGATTTGGGTGTACCCACCGTAGTTGATGAAGCCTATTACGAATTTACCGGACAGACTATGGTTTCGGATATGTCAAAATACCCTAACCTTATGATACTCCGCACCTTTTCAAAATGGGCTGGACTGGCAGGTCTCCGAGTAGGTTATGGACTATTCCCACCGATAATTGCCGACTATCTGTCACGTATCAAAGACCCTTATTCGGTAAATATTGCAGCTGATGCGGCCATCCGCCAGACCATGCTCCAGCGTGAGTATATGCTGGAAACTGTAAAAAAGATTGTTAATGAACGGCAGCGGTTATATACTGAACTAAGTAAATTTGGCTGGCTGAAACCATATCCTTCTGTGGCCAATTTTATTTTGTGCAAACTTCTTAAAGGCAAAGCCAAAGAAGTTCAGCATGAACTGGAGTCAAAGGGTATTCTGGTAAGGTGCTTTGATGCCCCGATGATGGAGAACTGCCTGCGTTTTTCAGTGGGCAAACCCGAAGATACAGACGGGCTGTTAAAAGCTCTGGGTGAAATGGGGGAATAA